The genomic stretch GATGCCGCAGCCAGCGAAGTGGACGTTTACCTGAACGGAGCCCTTCTCGTTGACGACTTCGCCTTCCGCACCGCAACCCCCTTCGTGGATGTGCAGGCCGGAGTGGACCTCACCCTCAGCATCGCACCGAGCAACAGCACCAGCGTGGCCGATGCCATCGCTGATTTCAACTACAACCTGCCCGCCGGCGAGACCTTCATCCTGGTGGCCAACGGCATCGTGAGCGCGAGCGGCTACAACCCGGCCACGCCATTCGACATCCTCGTCTTCGCCGGTGCGCGCGAGACCGCCCAAGGACCTGGCACCGATGTGCTGGCCCTGCACGGCGCCACTGATGCCCCCACGGTTGATGTGTTCGAGAGCGCCGTGGTGAGCACCACCATCATCGATGACTTCAGCTATGGCGATTTCGCCGGCTACCTCGAATTGCCCACGCTGGACTTCACCCTGCAAGTGCGCACCGCTGACAACAGCACCATAGTAGCCGCCTATGCCGCCCCGCTGCAGACCCTCGGCCTGCAAGGCGCTGCCCTCACCGTGCTGGCCAGCGGCTTCCTGAATCCCGCGAACAACAGCAACGGCCCCGCATTCGGCCTTTGGGTGGCCCTGCCCAGCGGCGGTGCCTTGGTTGAATTGCCCGCGGCCACCATCCCCACGGCGCGCATCCAAGCCATCCACAACAGCGCCGATGCCGCAGCCAGCGAAGTGGACGTTTACCTGAACGGAGCCCTTCTCGTTGACGACTTCGCCTTCCGCACCGCAACCCCTTCGTGGATGTGCAGGCCGGAGTGGACCTCACCCTCAGCATCGCGCCGAGCAACAGCACCAGCGTGGCCGATGCCATCGCTGATTTCAACTACAACCTGCCCGCCGGCGAGACCTTCATCCTGGTGGCCAACGGCATCGTGAGCGCGAGCGGCTACAACCCCGCCACGCCATTCGACATCCTCGTCTTCGCCGGTGCGCGCGAGACCGCCCAAGGTCCAGGCACCGATGTGCTCGTATTCCATGGTTGCACCGATGCCCCCACGGTTGACGTGTTCGAGAGCGCGGTGGTGAGCACCACGGTGGTGAATGACATCAGCTACGGCGAATTCGATGGCTACCTCGAGCTGCCAACCCTGGACTTCACGCTGCAGGTGCAGACCGCTGACGGCAGCACGACCGTTGCATCCTACTCCGCGCCTTTGGAAACGCTCGGTCTGCAGGGTGCGGCCCTCACCGTGCTCGCCAGCGGCTTCCTGAATCCCGCGAACAACAGCAACGGCCCCGCATTCGGTCTTTGGGTGGCGCTCGCGAATGGCGGCGCACTGGTCGAGCTGCCCATCGCCACGAGCGTGAGGGAGCAAGGCCCGATCGCCTCCGCGATCGCCTGGCCGAATCCAGCAACCGACCTCATCACGATCGATGTGGACGCCCTGCGCGATACCAACCTTGAAGTGGAACTGATCGACGCCACCGGACGTGCGGCCCAGCTGTTGAGCAGCATCGCACTGAGCAGCGGCCGTTCGCAGCTGAACCTGGCTCTCAGCGCAGTCTCCAATGGCAGCTACACGCTCACTCTCCGCAGCAACGAAGGCGCGGTGAACATACCGGTCGTGATCGCGCGCTAAGCGATCCGTCCGCCATGAGGAAGGGCCCCCAGAGGTTTGGTGGGGGCCCTTTCCATTTTTTCGCGAACACTTTGGAATTGAATCCGTTGACCATTGACGGTAATCCAAGCGTAACGATCACCTTCGTGCCATGAGTCCGTACATGATGCGCTTCCACATCCGCGACCTGGAGCAATTCACCGGGGTGAAGGCCCACACCATCCGTGTGTGGGAGCGGCGCTATGGCCTGCTGAAGCCTGACCGGACCGACACCAATATCCGCACATACGACATCGATGAGCTGAAGACGATCCTCAATGTAGCCTACCTGAACCAGCGTGGTCACAAGATCTCCCGGATCGCGGCCATGCCCCAAGCTGACCGCGATCGCGCGGTGCGTGAAGCCGCATTGGCCGAGTCTTCGACCGATGGCCTGCTGAACACCTTGGTGATGGCGATGCTCACCTTCGATGAGGAGCTCTTCGAGCGGAGCTGTGATGCGCATGAACACGAGAACGGCTTCCGCTCGCTCATGGAGAACGTCCTGGTGAAGCTACTGGAGCGCATCGGCGTGCTGTGGCAGAGCAGCGCGATCTGCCCAGCGCAGGAGCACTTCGTGAGCAACCTGGTGCGTCAACGGCTGATCGTTGGAGCCGCCCGTCTGCCAAGGGTTGCTGGTGGGGGGCCGCTCAATGTGCTCTACCTGCCGGAAGAGGAGATCCATGAACTGGGCCTGCTCTACTTGCATTACCTGCTGCGCGCGAAGGGTGAGCGCACGGTCTATCTCGGCCAGAGCGTGCCGCGCGGCGACCTGGTGCAGGTGGCCGGCTTGTACGCCGGGCCCATCCGTTTCATCACGCTGCTGGTGGTGCGACCTGGACCGGATGAGGCGCTCGATTACCTCCGCGCATTGCGGGCATCGATGCCCGATGAGCGCATGAGCTTCGTTGCAGCAGGCATGCCCCTGCACGGGATCATGCCCGAAGACGCACCGCCCGGATTCACATTGCACCGCGACTTGGCCAGCACGATCACGGCTATCGCCGGTCCGCGCTAAGGGAGCACCTTGCCGGGATTCATGATCCCGTGCGGATCAAAGGCTCGCTTGATCGCGCGCATGAGCTCCAGCTGGGCCGTGTTGAAGGCAATGCACATGTAGGGCCGCTGCACCAGGCCGATGCCGTGCTCTCCGCTGAGCGTGCCGCCGAGCGATACGGTGAGCTCGAAGATCTCACGGATGGCTTTAGGAAGTTCGTTCTCCCAGAAAGCATCGGTAAGCTCGCCTTTGATGATGTTCACGTGCAGGTTCCCATCACCGGCATGGCCATAGCACACGCTGCTGAAGCCATAACGCGCACCGACCTCCTTCACGCCCTTGAGCAAGCGAGGCAGCTCATAGCGTGGCACCACGGTATCCTCTTCCTTATAGACACTGTGCGCCTTCACGCTCACGGGCACACTGCGCCGCATGCGCCACAGGGCATCCTTCTCAGCTGTGGTCTCGGCGAAGAGCACCTCGCCCGCCTCGTGCATCTCCATCACCCCTACGATGGTCTCGCAGTCGCGCATGATCGCATCGGCATGGTCGCCATCCACCTCGATGAGCAGATAAGCGCCCGGAGCCGTTGAGAGCTGTGAAGGCAGGCCATCGGTGTGTTTCATCGTCCATGCGACCGCGTCGCGCTCGATGAACTCCATGGCGCTGGGCGTCACCCCGGCTCGGAAGGTGGCGCTCACGGCTTCACACGCCTTCTCCGCGCTGGCGAAGGGAACCAGCATGAGGCGCGTCTCCTTCGGCATGGGCACCAGCCGCAGCACGGCCTTGGTGATCACACCGAGCGTGCCTTCGCTGCCCACCAACAGGCGGGTGAGGTCGTAGCCGGTGGCGTTCTTCAAAGTGTTGGAACCAGTCCGGATCACTTCGCCATTGGGCAGCACCACCTCGAGATTGAGCACGAAGTCGCGCGTGACGCCGTACTTCACGGCCCGCGGTCCGCCGGCGTTCTCCGCGATGTTGCCGCCGATGGTGCAGCTGCCGCGGCTGCTGGGGTCGGGCGGGTAGTAAAGGCCTTTGGCGGACACGGCCTCCTGCAGCACCTGGGTGATCACGCCCGGCTGCACCGTCACTTGCAGGTTGCGCTCATCGATTTCCTCGATGGCATTCATCCTGTCCAGGGCGAGGCCCACACCGCCGCGAACGCTGAGGGCGCCCCCGCTGAGTCCGGTCCTGCCGCCGATGGGGGTGATCGGAATGTGATTCTCCGCGCAGATCCGAACCACCGCGCTCACCTGCTCGGTGCTCGTGGGCCGCGCTACCACAGCGGGCGGAAAGCTGAGGTCTTCGGTCTCGTCGTGGCCATAAGCAGAGCGCATCTCCTCGGAGCGCGAAATGCCATCAGCACCGAGTGCGTTCAAGAGGTCCCGGTAAATGGGGTCGCTCACTTCGATACGGGGACTGGTGCTTGCCATGCGGCGAAGTTGCGCATCGGATCGGACCGTAACGACGAACGCCGGGCGCGTGGCGGTGCATGAGAAGCTCCGGCCCCTCCTTGGGGCTGGCGGCCCTATCGCCGTTGACCGCCACGGATGCACCGTGCCCGAAATCAATTGCGGCGTTTCGCACCGAAAGCAGGTGGGAGCTGATGCAATGGTGAAGTGCGCAATGTCAATCCATCATCCCTGGCGGATCACTTCGCATCCCTCTTCACCCCATCACCTTTCCGTTTGAGCCGGATGTGGAAGCGCTTCTCCTTCGGCGTCTCGATCTCTTCGCCGAGCAGGTAGCCCCAGGGCTCAAGCGAAGGAACGCTGTCGCACACCACCTTCAGCATGCCGGTGATGGGGATAGCGAGCAGCATGCCGGCCACGCCCCAGAGCATGCCGAAGCCGATCAGCGCCACCAGGCTCGCGAGCGGATTGATGCTCACGCTGCTGCCCACCACCTTGGGGGTGATGAAGTTGTTGTCGAGCGCCTGTGCCACGAGCACCACGGCCAAGGCGGCGATGGCCGCGCTATAGCTGTCCTTCGTCACCAACGCCACGAAGATCGGGAGCAAGCTGCCCAGCAGCGCGCCTACGTACGGAACCACATTGAGCACCGCGAGCATGAAGCCCAGCAGCAGCGCATACTTGAGACCGAGGAGCGCGAAACCGATCGCGCAAAGGGAGCCGAAGATGAGCGCCACCGTGACCACGCCTTGAACGTACTTCCGTGAGAGCGCGCTGATGCGCACCATCACATCGAGCACGGCTCCTTCGCGTGTGGTGCCCAAGCGGGCGAAGAAGGTGCGGAAGCGGTCCTTCAGCAGGAGCAACAGGAACACGAAGACCGGAATGGGCGCGATAGCCGCCAGCACGGAACCGGTGCCTTGAAAGAGCTTCACGGCAGCCTGGCCCCCCCAGCTCGCTACGCCGCTGAGGTGCTCATTGAACCAAGTGATCTGCGCGCGGCGGTCCATATCGGTCTGTTCCTGCAACCAGGTGAGAAGCCACTCCCCTTTCGCAGCGAAGCGCTCCTGCAGCAGGGGCAGTTCCTTGCCGAAGCCCGCGAGTTGCCAGCCGATTACGAAGAAGAGGCCCAGGACCAGCAGCACCAGTAACAAGGTGGCCACCAGCGCACCCGCCCAACGCGGCAGCTTTCGCTCCACGCCGCGCGCCAGTGGTAACAGCAGGAAAGCGAGCAGCCCGCTCACCAGTAATTGCAGGATCAGGTCGCGGCCGTAGAAGAGCACGACCACCGTGAGCACCAGCGCCAAGAGAGTGTGCACATAGCGCTGCAGGGTATCAATTCCAGGTGCGAAG from Flavobacteriales bacterium encodes the following:
- a CDS encoding AI-2E family transporter, with translation MPFAPGIDTLQRYVHTLLALVLTVVVLFYGRDLILQLLVSGLLAFLLLPLARGVERKLPRWAGALVATLLLVLLVLGLFFVIGWQLAGFGKELPLLQERFAAKGEWLLTWLQEQTDMDRRAQITWFNEHLSGVASWGGQAAVKLFQGTGSVLAAIAPIPVFVFLLLLLKDRFRTFFARLGTTREGAVLDVMVRISALSRKYVQGVVTVALIFGSLCAIGFALLGLKYALLLGFMLAVLNVVPYVGALLGSLLPIFVALVTKDSYSAAIAALAVVLVAQALDNNFITPKVVGSSVSINPLASLVALIGFGMLWGVAGMLLAIPITGMLKVVCDSVPSLEPWGYLLGEEIETPKEKRFHIRLKRKGDGVKRDAK
- a CDS encoding DUF4397 domain-containing protein; its protein translation is MNAAVVDVYVNGTLAVPDFGFRTATPFIDLPADVDLDVAIAPGNSTSVGDALFTQTFNLADGETYIAVASGTLGLGGYNPATPFTIEVFAGARETAQGPGTDVLALHGATDAPTVDVFESAVVSTTIIDDFSYGDFAGYLELPTLDFTLQVRTADNSTIVAAYAAPLQTLGLQGAALTVLASGFLNPASNSNGPAFGLWVALPSGGALVELPAATIPTARIQAIHNSADAAASEVDVYLNGALLVDDFAFRTATPFVDVQAGVDLTLSIAPSNSTSVADAIADFNYNLPAGETFILVANGIVSASGYNPATPFDILVFAGARETAQGPGTDVLALHGATDAPTVDVFESAVVSTTIIDDFSYGDFAGYLELPTLDFTLQVRTADNSTIVAAYAAPLQTLGLQGAALTVLASGFLNPANNSNGPAFGLWVALPSGGALVELPAATIPTARIQAIHNSADAAASEVDVYLNGALLVDDFAFRTATPSWMCRPEWTSPSASRRATAPAWPMPSLISTTTCPPARPSSWWPTAS
- a CDS encoding FAD-binding protein, with translation MASTSPRIEVSDPIYRDLLNALGADGISRSEEMRSAYGHDETEDLSFPPAVVARPTSTEQVSAVVRICAENHIPITPIGGRTGLSGGALSVRGGVGLALDRMNAIEEIDERNLQVTVQPGVITQVLQEAVSAKGLYYPPDPSSRGSCTIGGNIAENAGGPRAVKYGVTRDFVLNLEVVLPNGEVIRTGSNTLKNATGYDLTRLLVGSEGTLGVITKAVLRLVPMPKETRLMLVPFASAEKACEAVSATFRAGVTPSAMEFIERDAVAWTMKHTDGLPSQLSTAPGAYLLIEVDGDHADAIMRDCETIVGVMEMHEAGEVLFAETTAEKDALWRMRRSVPVSVKAHSVYKEEDTVVPRYELPRLLKGVKEVGARYGFSSVCYGHAGDGNLHVNIIKGELTDAFWENELPKAIREIFELTVSLGGTLSGEHGIGLVQRPYMCIAFNTAQLELMRAIKRAFDPHGIMNPGKVLP
- a CDS encoding MerR family transcriptional regulator; its protein translation is MSPYMMRFHIRDLEQFTGVKAHTIRVWERRYGLLKPDRTDTNIRTYDIDELKTILNVAYLNQRGHKISRIAAMPQADRDRAVREAALAESSTDGLLNTLVMAMLTFDEELFERSCDAHEHENGFRSLMENVLVKLLERIGVLWQSSAICPAQEHFVSNLVRQRLIVGAARLPRVAGGGPLNVLYLPEEEIHELGLLYLHYLLRAKGERTVYLGQSVPRGDLVQVAGLYAGPIRFITLLVVRPGPDEALDYLRALRASMPDERMSFVAAGMPLHGIMPEDAPPGFTLHRDLASTITAIAGPR